Sequence from the Bacteroidia bacterium genome:
ATTTTAAAACCTAAAAATTATTACTTTTGTATAACGACCTTTTACACCATGATCCATTTTTTTTCGCCAGCAAAATCAGTGGTCAATTTGCGCCGGAATGAAGTGGTCAATTTCATCGGAATTTACAACCACCCTAATGAAATGGAACGGACAGGAGTGGAGCCCTATTATGGGCTTTAAAGGTTATATTCTCGACCTACAGGTTTATAATGATGAGCTTGTTATTGCAGGAAATATTTCCACTTTGGATGACTCGCCCCACCCTGGACTTGCCCGTTGGTACAGCCCACCCGATACCACCCTGTCAGTAAACCGGCCATTAATTGAAAAAACGGCCTGGCTTTGGCCTCCACAACCTAACCCAAACAGCGGCAGGGTGTTGGTTCCTTATTTTAATCCATCAGGAAAAACATCAACCATTACAATTACCAACAACGAAGGGAAAACCCTTGCTACCCAACCATGTAAATCCCAAAAGAACTACTGGGAAATAAATACCTCCCAATACCCCAAAGGAATTTATTATATTACCATGCTTACAGATGGCTGGAAGAAGCAAAGCCAGAAGATGGTGGTGGAATAATGTTCATTTTGTTTCTTAGCTGGAGGATTTTATTTCTCCGCTCGCCCATGTTTGTAACGAGGGCGGTCGAGAAAGGAGTTTTTTACTCCAATAAAACAATTTTTTGCAATTGTTTTATTCCTACATTTGAGTATTAACTAAACTTAATTTTGAGTGGCGATAAATATAGAATAGCTGATCAGGAATTGGTATATTTTCTACCTTTCATAGTAATTCATTGTATTGATGCAAGACAAATGATTGTGTAGTAGCAGCATGAATATCTATATAGCTGTGCCGTGGATTATAATGATGGAAATGGAAAAGTAAAAATTACAAAAATCCAAGCATGATTGATAATAATATCGGTCAGAGACCAATTTCTCAACCGACCTCGTTGCAAACGAGGGCGAGCGCGGGGGTTTGGCCGCACTCAATGATTCGGCGGGAGTTGTATATAGAAATGAGTGTGAGATGTACGAAATGGATACCACCAGTATGCGTTTAGAGGAACAAACCCAAACTTTAACACAACCTTTAATTAATTTCAATAGGTTATATCCAAACCCGACCTCAAATGAAGTGTTTATTGAATACAATCTTGTAAAGGGCGAAAGCGGGATGTTGGAATTTTATAATGCCATAGGTCAACAATTTTTAGGTGAATCCAATATTTCAGGTAATGGAAAAATGGCTATTTCATTGTCGATTTTTCCCAAAGGCATCTATTTTGTTAGTTTGAAGGTAAATGGCCAATTAAGAAACTTTTGGAAAGTTAGTTTTACCGAATAAAAAATTTCAATTTGAACAAGTTCAAAAATATTCTAATACCTATTTTACTATGCTTATGCAAAATTTCAAAAGCACAGGAAAATCTTGTACCAAACCCATCATTTGAAGATTTTATAAATTGTCCAGTATATTTTAACCAAGCCCCACATGACACATTCAATGCAGCCATTTGGTATAATTTATGGCAGAGTCCAGATTACTTTAATAATTGTGGCAACGGGCTAGGAAATATATACTCAGCTTTAGGTGGAGGGGCTGAGGGGAAAGATGGAGTTGCATACATAGGAATTGCAGTGTGGGTTCCTGTATTCTTAGGTAGAGAGGTAGTTGGAACAAAATTGTTGGAC
This genomic interval carries:
- a CDS encoding T9SS type A sorting domain-containing protein; this translates as MKWSISSEFTTTLMKWNGQEWSPIMGFKGYILDLQVYNDELVIAGNISTLDDSPHPGLARWYSPPDTTLSVNRPLIEKTAWLWPPQPNPNSGRVLVPYFNPSGKTSTITITNNEGKTLATQPCKSQKNYWEINTSQYPKGIYYITMLTDGWKKQSQKMVVE
- a CDS encoding T9SS type A sorting domain-containing protein codes for the protein MYEMDTTSMRLEEQTQTLTQPLINFNRLYPNPTSNEVFIEYNLVKGESGMLEFYNAIGQQFLGESNISGNGKMAISLSIFPKGIYFVSLKVNGQLRNFWKVSFTE